The region TGTACGCGTGACGTAAGCGTTATACCGTCGATTCCAATGACGCCTTAGTCCGCAAACAAATCAACCAACAAGAGCGCCGATGATAGAAACATCATCGGCGCTTTTCCTTTATAGGTATTTCGCTGAGCTCACCAAAATTGATTTCTGACCGAAACCATTTTCCAGTCAGTATCGTATTACAGCTGACCTTAAAAGAAAGTTATGATGACAAAAGCTCTGATAATAGTACTGGTTGTCGTAATAGCAGGCGTTTGTTCAATTGCGGCGCAGACGACAGCATTTGTTGGCGTGAATGTCATCCCAATGGACCGCGAGCGTGTTCTTAGCAATCAAACGGTTATTGTTAAAGAAGGTAAGATCGCCCAGATTGGCGATGCGGCTAAGGTCAAAGTGCCACGGGACGCTGTACGGGTTGATGGAAGAGGGAAGTTTCTCATTCCAGGACTTGTCGATATGCACACGCATTTAATGTCGGACGACGCTTTTCCCGATGAACTTGCGCCGGACGAACTGCGCATTATGGTTGCGAACGGTGTGACGACTTGCAGGTTCATGATAGGTACGCCTGAGCAATTGATCTTGCGTGCGAGATCGGCGAAAGGCGATATTATTGCACCGACGATCTACAGCGCAAGCCCGCATCTTACGGGACGCGAGCAGGGAAATGATTTTGTTGTCACTACGCCTGAAGAGGCCCGCGAAGCCGTCCGTAAATCAAAAGCTGCCGGGTATGATTTCATTAAGATCACTACATTTCTGAAATCGCTTTTGTACGAAACGGCAATTGACGAGGCTTCGAAACAGAACATTCGGGTTGTTGGCCATGCGGACAGTCGTTTTGTGACCGTGCCGCGTGCGTGGAAGGCGGGTCAGCAGATAGAGCATCTGGACGGCTATCTGGAAATGCTGCTTCGCGACGATGCTCCGATGAAGGGTTCGGTTTCGGACATTTACATTTACAATCCCAAAAATTGGGAGAGCCTTGATTACATTGACGAATCCAAGATAGCGTGGGCCGCGAAAATGACTGTTGCGTCTAATCCATATGTCGATCCAACGCAACACTTTATGAAGAACACTTTCGGGTTGCCGCGCAGCGAAGAGTCGATACGCGCTCAGCCGGATTTCAGATTTTATCCTACAAAGACCCAGAATTTCTACATCAATTATCTGAAACGAACACCTCTCAATAATGTATCGCATGAAAAGCGTGCACGATGGATCGATCTGCGAAATAAGTTGATCAAGGCGATCTACGATGCGGGTGGAAAGATAATGGCTGGTTCGGACACGCCGGAATTTTTGTGGCTCTATGGTTTTACTATGCATCGCGAGTTGAAGGCTCTTGCCGAAGCAGGGCTTTCGAACTATGCAGTTCTCGCGGCGGGCACCAGAAACGCTCATGAGTATCTCGGCTCGATAAAACGGTCGGGCACCATAGAGAAAGGCAAAACTGCGGATCTGATCTTGCTCGATGCAAATCCGCTCGACGATATTTCAAATACCGAAAAGCGCAGCGGAGTTATGCTCAAGGGCAAGTTTTACACCCAAGCTGAAATGAACGGCTGGCTGGATGAGATCGCGCCTCGTTTTCACAAGGCAGAATTAAAGGAAACAAAATAGTTATGAAAAACATTGTCTTTACAGTTGCAATATTATTCGCTGCTACTGCCGCCTTTGGCCAGAAATCGGATGACAGGGCAGCCGTGCTTGGGGTCGTTGATAAGCTATTCGCCGAGATGGCAGCGGCAAATCCGGCGGGCATCATCGACCTAAACACCACGGACGCGCAGCTTGCTGCAATACGAAAAACGAAAGACGGAAAAATGAGGCTCGACGTGATAAACCGTGAACAGTTCTCAAAATTCTTTACCGACAAGACAGCGGTTATTGAAGAACGTATGTACGATCAAAAGGTCGTGGTTGACGGTGACTGGGCAATGGTCTGGGGCAGATATGTTTTCTTCGTCAGTAAAAAGATCTCGCACTGCGGCATCAATCAATTCAACCTCGTGAGAACGGCCGATGGCTGGAAGATAGCGAACGGAGCTTCGACGATCGATCCCGGCAATTGCACCGATAAAGAAAAGAAAATGAAACCACAATAAGTCTCAAACTTACTGCACTGACCAACGTAGTTGCCTTCTGCCCTATCTAGGGGTGCTACCCGAACCGGATCCCGATCCTGAACTAGGTCCGGTTCCTGATGTGCTGCCACGTGGCGGCACGGACATATTTCTTCCGGTACCGCGGAAAAGAGGCGTAAAGATCCATTTCGAATGATTTTCGATACCGTAATATGCGATGAAGGATTTGCTGCGGCTTTGGCTGGCGACGCCGATGAATGGCGTGTTGTCGGTGAGGACTTCGATACTTTCATCAGCATCCTCAGAGTCGCCTTCGGTTTCAGTGTTTACGGAGTTGACGATAACAAGAGTGTAGCGGTCCAACGTTTGGCTCGGATTTGAGGGCAAGACACCGCCGTTATATGTTTGTACGCGGCGGGCAAACGGGCCGAGCGTTTGAACGTCGGCTTTTATAAGACGCCACTTGCCGTCTTCCGATAGCGGATCGATGGCTGCGGAGGCTCGCAGTATCTGGCGTTTTTTTGTACCTTGCGGAAGGCCTTCTATGAGGTCGTCCATCGAATTGGGCAGTTTCGCGCCGCGATAGAATTCGACGTATTGGCGAATTGCTTCGGCGACCTCTTCGCCGCGGGCAATCGCTTCGAGTTCCTTTTCACGTTGAATTTCCTGATGGATGCTGGGTGCCACGGCAAGCAGCGCAATGGCAAACACTGCCATGATGCCCATAACGGCAAGGAGCGTCATTCCGCGTTCGGAGTGCCTGTCTTTAACCGTCCTCATCGTTGACGTCTTCCTTTTGCTGCTGCTGCTTTTGCATCTCCATCTTTCGCTGCTCGGGGTTCGGATTATACTGCGGAATGTTGTTCGGTATGCCAGGAACATCCTGCGGTATGAAGCCGGGCGGATAGGTTGGAACGCCGGGCTGATTCAGATCGGTGCCTCTTCCGGGCGGCACGCTGCCGATAAGAATACCTTTAGAGATCGGAACGCGGTGCTTGAAGCCGAGGCTGGTATCTTCAAAAACAACTTCTGCCGCCGAAATATCGATCAGACGAAACCGTCCGCCAATGACATCGTTAAGGCGAGCACCGAATGGAGCGGCTTTCTCGTTTTCTGCCAGATATGCAGTGTCGTTGTTGTAGCGCTTACGGCCGATCATTCCGATGTAGAGAATGGTAGGCCGCGGCGGAGCCTGCACAGTCATCATCACCTGATCCGAATAGAGTTTGCCGTCGGGAGTCTGAACGATGATCTGCCGGGAGCCTTCTGTTGAGATGAGTTTCGCAGAAACCTCCGCCGTGAGTTTCTGAGAGTTGATAAAGGTTGTCGGCAGTTCCGATTGATTGAAATAAATACGCGAATCAGGCGTAAACTTATCTCCGGTTACTTCAAGCTTGAATCCGCGAGCACCGGCATAAACTGATTGCGGGCTAAATCCGGCAAGTAGTACTGGCGGCGTTGGCACTGGTGTTGGCGGCTTTACTGGAGGCGGTGGAGGAGGCGTCGGAGAGGGACAATCTTCGCCTCTGCAAGGCGGTGCAGGCTCGTAGAACGCAAAAATGTTGCGGCCTGCTTCGGGAGCGAAGATGCTTCCCGGATTGGGCACCGCTGTTGTCTGATAAAGAAAATCCTGTTCGGATGCCGTCGGCAAAACCGCAACGGGCCGTGTTGTCGAAGCACCGGAACCTGGCGTTGGTGTCGCTGTGATCTTTACTGTCACAGTTGCCGTTGTCGTGCTGCCGCCAAAAAATGAGCGGCCAAACGCGAAATAGAGGGCGATGAGAGCCACAACGCCGAGCACCGCTGCGGCGATGATCTGCTTCTTTTCTGTTTCAGTTTTGCCTTCTAAAAAAGCCATTACTTATAAATTACTGTTCTGCCGGAGTCGATGGCATCGGTACAAAACCGGGCCGTCTAAAATACGCTGCCATTTCAATGCGTAGGGCGACGACCTCGCCGCGTGTTTTTCCTTTCGGAGATGATCGTTGATCTTGTTGCGGGGCCGTTCTGGCATTTGGATTTACCGCCGGTTGTGCGAAGCCGCCTTTCGCATTCTGGACACCGACAGTCGGGTTCACGTCTGCCTGAGCAGGCTGTGCATTTGGCTCACCTTCTTTTTTCGTTTCAGAGTCGGATGGAGCAAGCTCAACGGAGCTGATGACGACAAATTCACGGCCCGTTTCGATCTCGCGGATAAAGCGGCGCAGGTTTTGGTAAGAACCTTCGACCGTTGTCGTGACATAAACGCCTGGATAGAGACTCCTGAACTTGGTACGCCCTTTTTCCTCGTCTGTTTGTTTTGCTTGATCGACATCCACGCCCTCGAGCGGAGCATAATCGGGCCCGGTCGTATTTTCAAGGCCGTATGCCCTGATAAGGCCGTTCAAACGCTGATAAAGAGCCGCCTGGCCGTTTGTCTGCATAGGCAGGAAACGGGTCTCAAAATCGTCAACGCTGCCGACGAGTTTATCGACTTGCGTTTGAGTGTCCTGTATATCGCCGTATTTCGACTTTGCCGAGATAAGCTCAGCATCGAGCCGGTCGGCCTCAGATTTGTTCCTCGCGAGTTCCCGGTTTGACGGAACGACCCAAAAGAAATACAGCACGAAAGCCATCAGCATTGCCAGCACTCCGGCTGTAACGGCTCCGATCTCAAGAGGACCCCACATTCCGTCATAAACCTTGCGCGGGCGATTGGGCGGAATTGCTAGAGTTACTTCTTCGACGGCTGCGGGCCTCTCCGGAATGTCCTCTGCCGGGATA is a window of Chloracidobacterium sp. DNA encoding:
- a CDS encoding type II secretion system protein, whose protein sequence is MRTVKDRHSERGMTLLAVMGIMAVFAIALLAVAPSIHQEIQREKELEAIARGEEVAEAIRQYVEFYRGAKLPNSMDDLIEGLPQGTKKRQILRASAAIDPLSEDGKWRLIKADVQTLGPFARRVQTYNGGVLPSNPSQTLDRYTLVIVNSVNTETEGDSEDADESIEVLTDNTPFIGVASQSRSKSFIAYYGIENHSKWIFTPLFRGTGRNMSVPPRGSTSGTGPSSGSGSGSGSTPR
- a CDS encoding amidohydrolase family protein, translated to MMTKALIIVLVVVIAGVCSIAAQTTAFVGVNVIPMDRERVLSNQTVIVKEGKIAQIGDAAKVKVPRDAVRVDGRGKFLIPGLVDMHTHLMSDDAFPDELAPDELRIMVANGVTTCRFMIGTPEQLILRARSAKGDIIAPTIYSASPHLTGREQGNDFVVTTPEEAREAVRKSKAAGYDFIKITTFLKSLLYETAIDEASKQNIRVVGHADSRFVTVPRAWKAGQQIEHLDGYLEMLLRDDAPMKGSVSDIYIYNPKNWESLDYIDESKIAWAAKMTVASNPYVDPTQHFMKNTFGLPRSEESIRAQPDFRFYPTKTQNFYINYLKRTPLNNVSHEKRARWIDLRNKLIKAIYDAGGKIMAGSDTPEFLWLYGFTMHRELKALAEAGLSNYAVLAAGTRNAHEYLGSIKRSGTIEKGKTADLILLDANPLDDISNTEKRSGVMLKGKFYTQAEMNGWLDEIAPRFHKAELKETK
- a CDS encoding DUF241 domain-containing protein; the encoded protein is MADLDQNPIPAEDIPERPAAVEEVTLAIPPNRPRKVYDGMWGPLEIGAVTAGVLAMLMAFVLYFFWVVPSNRELARNKSEADRLDAELISAKSKYGDIQDTQTQVDKLVGSVDDFETRFLPMQTNGQAALYQRLNGLIRAYGLENTTGPDYAPLEGVDVDQAKQTDEEKGRTKFRSLYPGVYVTTTVEGSYQNLRRFIREIETGREFVVISSVELAPSDSETKKEGEPNAQPAQADVNPTVGVQNAKGGFAQPAVNPNARTAPQQDQRSSPKGKTRGEVVALRIEMAAYFRRPGFVPMPSTPAEQ